CTTTTCCAGCCTCAATGATTCCAGGATTTATGGCACTTCCCCTCTCTCCCACGTGGCTGAGGCTCCAACAGAgccctcctctctctctgcaCTCCCCAAGGagcccctccatccccagcagcGCCAGGCAGGAATCCCCCAGGAGCCAGGGGGCTGCTCTCACCTGTCCAGGATGggcttctcctgctcctcctcggGGCTGGCGCTGCCCAGGATGCGTTTCCTGGCCTCGGCGTACTCGGCCTCGCGCTGTGCCAGCGATTTGACGGGGAAGGCGGGGCGGCTGGCCGAGTTGGGGTTGCTGAGGACGCCGTTGCTCGTGGGACGCTTGAGGATGCGGATCTGGGGCGGGGGCCCCGCGGGAAGGCTGTCGTCCTGGATCACAATCGGCACTTTGGGAGGAGATTTGGActttctgctgctgggaacaAAAACATGGGGTTGGTGCTTGTTTTCCATGGGGGAATTCTGCCCGGTGTGTGAATTCCTCATGCTCACAGGGTGTTCCTGTGATTAAGGAATAATTAAAGACCTCGTCATAGCTGTAACTCTAAACTACAGCAGGATGGAAAATCAGTCCCTGCTATGTCTGACACCATTAAACTCTACTGAAGGAAAGGGAACAGACATtcttttagttttaattttagcatttctagttgaagatgttGGGAAAGCACCTTGATTACACTCCCTGCAAGGATTTCAAGGGCTCCTCTCAGCAGGACAGCCATCCTGCCATTTCACTGCTCGGAGCCAGCCTCGGCCCCAGCTCAGCATCTGAATGTTTTATAGTCCCTTTTCTGCGTGGAACTCCCAGAGGACAAACCCCATGACTCTCTAATAaccaaagaggggaaaaaaaacccaacaacaaagGACTTGTCAGCAGTGATTAAAAACATCTCTAGCAGGAGAAAATAACACCCCCCTTGCCTAGACCCAaaggaagcaggaaaagaaattctCCCTGATGCAAGACACAGCGAGTCAGCccagaggcaggagctggcatTACCTGAGTGACCCATTCCAGTGAAAATTGTCTCTTTCTGGCAGCACCTGCCCCGGGCTGCAGCTGCacccagcctggaggagctctCAGCAGCTTTCTGCTGCCTTGCCACGGCTCCCAAGGGACACCTAGTGGCATGGAGACAGCGATTCCCGATTTCCCAACTCCAACCCTGCTCTGTTCCAAGCTGTTTCCCCACTGTTCCCACTCCCCGGGCTGTCCAACAGCACCTcaggaaaatcaggattttACCTTTCCTTCTGTGTGATCTTCAGCTTCTTTTCCAACCGTCTGTCTATTTCCTTgaaaagaaggagagagaagtaaaaaacataaagtttttaataaaatgaagaCCAATCTCAGCTTGGAGGTCGGAGTTTGAGCCTGTCTGGGCGCACATTTAATTCCACTCTCCCAAACACTGATCTGTAAAGGGGGAAGTGTGATTCCACCTGAGGATGACTTGGGAATCAAGAGGCAGGGAAAAGCAAAGCCCCAGTGGATAAGCCACgagaaaa
The Poecile atricapillus isolate bPoeAtr1 chromosome 22, bPoeAtr1.hap1, whole genome shotgun sequence genome window above contains:
- the SZRD1 gene encoding SUZ domain-containing protein 1 isoform X2 codes for the protein MRGARARRRTGIKMEDEEVAESWEEAADSGEIDRRLEKKLKITQKESRKSKSPPKVPIVIQDDSLPAGPPPQIRILKRPTSNGVLSNPNSASRPAFPVKSLAQREAEYAEARKRILGSASPEEEQEKPILDRPPRISQPEDTRQPNNVIRQPLGPDGSQGFKQRR
- the SZRD1 gene encoding SUZ domain-containing protein 1 isoform X1, which encodes MRGARARRRTGIKMEDEEVAESWEEAADSGEIDRRLEKKLKITQKESSRKSKSPPKVPIVIQDDSLPAGPPPQIRILKRPTSNGVLSNPNSASRPAFPVKSLAQREAEYAEARKRILGSASPEEEQEKPILDRPPRISQPEDTRQPNNVIRQPLGPDGSQGFKQRR